One genomic region from Drosophila busckii strain San Diego stock center, stock number 13000-0081.31 chromosome 3R, ASM1175060v1, whole genome shotgun sequence encodes:
- the LOC108602645 gene encoding uncharacterized protein LOC108602645, with translation MTKKCCYLLLVLLLGMGVQAKLDMSSIWKLKQQSQALGAEFSNNSPNCFGYYTPQLDGILQTYESNYNTCNLNYNQQITTENARWQYARDEIYVSSKNSCGAVNNCGSWKDYVDALECYAQAGNEQALIMYAISADATELVTEMSAAYQSIETVKTICVNNAERTYVENTAKTYEYLNACLNGTGPLPTVPTPR, from the exons ATGACTAAGAAATGCTGTTACTTACTGctcgtgctgctgcttggcatggGCGTGCAAGCAAAGTTGGATATGAGCAGTATCTGGAAACTGAAGCAACAATCGCAGGCGCTAGGAGCTGAATTTTCCAACAATAGCCCCAATTGCTTTGGCTACTACACGCCCCAGCTGGATGGCATATTGCAAACGTACGAGAGCAACTATAACACTTGCAATCTAAACTATAATCAGCAAATTACTACCGAGAATGCGCGCTGGCAATACGCACGTGATGAGATCTACGTATCCAGTAAAAACTCCTGCGGGGCGGTGAATAATTGCGGAAGCTGGAAGGACTATGTGGATGCTCTTGAGTGCTATGCGCAAGCT GGCAACGAGCAAGCCTTGATTATGTATGCCATATCCGCTGATGCTACTGAATTGGTCACCGAAATGAGCGCAGCCTATCAATCTATCGAGACTGTAAAGACAATTTGTGTGAACAATGCCGAGAGGACTTATGTGGAGAACACGGCTAAGACCTATGAGTACTTGAATGCTTGCTTGAATGGTACTGGGCCCTTGCCGACAGTTCCCACTCCCCGGTAG